Within the Sarcophilus harrisii chromosome 2, mSarHar1.11, whole genome shotgun sequence genome, the region TCAGAAGTAGCCTTTATGGTTGTTCAACAGTCTCATGGTTTTTGAAATCAAGCAATACTTATAAGCTCTCACTCTAGTTATAAAGGAAAAAGCATGAAAGCTTCCTTCTAAAAAGCATGCAGAATAAAGGGGGCAAAAAAGGAAGACCACCTGGCACCTTAGGCAAGGAAGAGATGTGTGAACTGAGACTTTAAAACATGTCAACATTAATCGTGTGTTTGCCAGAAAGCTTTATCATTAGGGAagagtggggaagggaagagtagaaagaatactggatttggagacTCAAGAACAGTTATTTAGTGTGAACATGTCAACTAGACAGTCACTTCTACCATATACTTTACCTGATGACTCTCCCTGGCCCTCTCTGGACTAGTTCTACTTTCTCAACTCACCAGACTTGTACTGAAGGAAGTCAGCGTACACGATAAAAGCTCCCTCTACAGGGCCATTCTTGTAGATCTCAGCCATGATCTCCTTCTCACTTGAAGGTACATTGTAGGCAGTTGTTCCTAAAAGACAGAATAGTCATCTTGGGTCTGAGTCCCAAGACTTGATTTTTATGCATTCCACACTCAACAGGATAAGGATAACTGCAACTTCATTTCAATCTGCCTTCTTTTCCCTGTCCTATTTTCACCATTCTTAGCATCCAAAGTAAGACTGCAGTTTTATGCTGCCAGCTCCTGAAAGACTGTCCAATATATTCTTTCTGTCCAAAGATTTCTAAACACAGAGCACTGTGGACAAGATAGAAGGCTGTGTATTTTCTGAGTCCCTAATTTCTGTGAAATTAGACCAGTTTCACTTCAAGAGCTACATGGGGGACACAAAATCTGGATGTCAAGATGCATctgctttcctttgtttttattttaaagcctAGAGTTCGCCTAGTCAACCTCCAGCTTAAAACTTGAGCTGATGTAGGGTGCAAAGCCCAGACCCCATAGGCCCTGTAAGGgaaaagaaacacacacaaatcCTGGGTCCTGCTCACCATAGTGTTTGTCATCTTTGTAGTCAGGAGAATACCCTGCTTCACACTTCTTGTTGCATTTAGGGGTATCTCCTCCCTCTCCAGTACAAGCAGGGCGGGAACCATTCACATGGTGCTCACAGGGAGGAATGGAGTAAGGTCGGCAGCCTAATAGAACCAAAACAGCCATAGGGTTAAGATTTTATCTACTCCTACTCTGTGCCTTGGTTCCTAGGAAAGGCCTCCTTGGAACCAATTTATCCTGTGGCACTTAACTGTATTTCTCCCATGAACTCATAAGCAGGATATTACAGTAATGGAATTTATAAtactaagaaaaagaagaaccaATACAtgcttttaatctttttatccATACCatttaaactgggaaaatatcaaccTAAAATATTTATGCAAAGAAAGTATTAAATTGGCAATTTTCTTATTCAACATCTACTTGCTTTGGgctttattcctttaatttctttttgatctttgttTCCTCCTATCACTTGCATTTCCTAATATATCTCTCCTCACTTCCCTAGCTCATCCATTCTTCTAATAAAGGAAAAACAGTTcagaaaaaaaaccaaccaacttAAATGAGGGCAGATACAATATTGTACAACCATAATCCCCTACCCTCAGCAAAGAAGGAAAGTTGCAGATCTAATATCACATTCACTATAGAGAAACAAGGATAGATATTACTGTCATttcataaaagatgaaaatgggacttgtccaaagttatatAGCTAAAAACAAAGTCTTCTGAATTCTAGTTCTAATTCTAGTCTAATTCTAGACTAATGACTAATGAAATTCTCTCTTTCAGAAATCTCCTCAGATAATCAAAAGGATAAAATCAAagctcctttcttcctttctttccctaatCCTACCATAATTGACTAAGTTGTTGGCAAGAAAGACACACTTAAAAAATTCATGAATATATACTAAGTACTTTAAAGGATGGATACTTACCCACATGGGAATCATAGAGGCCACCAGATACAAGGCCTTTCTTGATCCAATACTTCCAAGCTCCCGCAGGAAAGCCACCATTACATCTGGGAGACAAGTCCAGATAAGTACAAGCTATTTCAGTAATTAGTAAGATACCTATCACTAGAAGGGTTAATAAGATTAGATGGAATAATATTTAAACTTCTGATACTACTATTTATCTCCTAGGTAGAAATGACCAAAATCAATGGGCTAGCTAAAGCAAATCCTTCCTTTTATCCCAAAGTCACTACCATACCCCTAATTCTTGCTTCCTGGCTCACTTCCTCCATGAAGCAATATGATTACTCTAAGACTACCTGAGGCATTCAGAAAAAGATGGCTAACATTAGAGAGGACCTTTATTTTTGAGCAGTTTGAAAAGCAATCCAGGCAGGGGCAGATGAATAACAAGGGGATTCATTAATCCAATCTGCAgcaaaaatcagattcagaacaTGAGAACTAAAGGGAACCTTAATGACATTAGATCTATCCCCTTTTATGGGAAAAGGGGAAACTGCAGGATTAGAAGACCAATCATAGAAGAGAGCTGGGATCATAGGATTTCTTTAATCCTTCTGCTTGAAGACTACTAGTAACAGTGAACTCACCCTACTTGTTATGAAGGTATTTCTTAAGTCAAtctgaaatctatttttaacttttgtttatgGCTCCTAGGGACAAGTTCCATCCCTACAGACAAGAAAGTCAAGTCTAATTCCTTTTCTCTACGGAGCACCTtttcatttatacatatttacatgtgtgtatgttttcttcCCCTAAGTTTCAGCCAAACAAGTTCCCTGATCTTTGAGTAACATTTCATTGGTGTTTTTTCTAAACAGTGGCACCCAGAAATGAACACAATAATCAAGATGAAGTCAGACTAGTATATCACCTCCCCCTGTCCTGGATATTCAAGATAACATCAGCTTTTTGGCAATCAAATCACTACTGATTGATTCTTGGCCTGGCAGCTTAATATTTAGTAATAACTTCCTAAGAGCCAGACTTTCTGATAAGTGGTGACATACTTCATCCATTCAACTTATCTTATTTGCATGTATACTTTTTCAAAATAACTGCAAAAACAAAGCACAAAAGAAACATGGGTTTTGAGAATTAAATCCTTGATTCTCAAGGGAGATAAGGGAGGCACCGAAGGGCTAAGCTAGTTCAAACCCCCTCATATtacaaaagaaggaaactaaCACTCTggagaggataagtgacttgctcaaagtcacccaCTGTTTAGACAAAACTCGGGTCTTTTGATTCTACAGTACagaattctttcctttgttccttgcTACAACCTTTTCTATCCTAAAGGATAAATCTTGATTCTTGCCTTTGTATCATCTccgattttctttcctttactcctTGCTACAGCCTTCTTTATCCTAAAGGATAAACCTTGATGCTTGTTCTTGTATTATCTTTCCAAACATTTTATGATCACACTTCTGTACTTCAACAATAAGATGTGATCTCTACCCTGATGGCAAAGGTGTCCCTCTCTAGCATATCCTTTCAGGGCTGATGTATACCATATATCAAGACAAATGGGGGTCTTTGATAATTATATTCTCAAGGAAAGACAGATTCTAATGCTCATGGATTACATAGCTCTGTTTCTGTTTCCCACTGGTTCTCAGGAGTCATCTTGAGAAGAAACTAAAAGCTAGTGTTTACTCTTGGGCCTCAATTCTCACTATCTTGTAGGACCAAAACTTACCCTTCCCCACACTGTAATCCACAGCAGCTAAGCAGATCTTCAGCAGACACTTCTATAGTTATATAGCCATTAGTGTGCACACAGATCCTGTCAGAAATGGCTTCCACAGCTCCAAATGCCTATGGAAGCAAATCCAAGCAAAGGCAAAATAATGCAATGGATGAGTGAGCTAACCAAGAATGATTCTTAAAGAAATCAATTAGGAGCAATTAGGATTCAACTATGTGTGAATAGAGCATGGGCcgtagagtcaggaggatccgagttcaaattcaggctcagacACTTGACCCTCACTAACTGTATGATActgagaaagttacttaaccccaattaccttaggGGATGTgaagggaaggaatgagagagagggaaatgagggaagaagctggggggaagagagacagagagggagaaatatcatctaatctattttacagaggggaaaaaaatgaagccttAAGAAGGGAAGAGATTTTCCAGAGTTATCGAGGTATTAGCATCTCATGTTTATATagattttaagcattttatttgtACTATCCCTGAGtctaaatattatttcacttgcctttatatataaaatggaaataatctttCTAGGTTTCCCTTTACTCCAAGCCTGAGGTAATTCTGCAGTCTATAGTGCCGTGTTTCAAGCCCCTCATTCTTACCCAACAAGAGCCGCAGGAGCCCTGGTCTCGAATTTCCTTGATGGTGGGGCACTTTGGCCACTGTTCCCGTGCATCAAAGTTTTCCGGTAGTTTCATGTCATCATCGGCCAACATCACTCTGAGTAAAGAATACAACTTTGTTTCAAGAAACCAAATGGGACTTTTCTGCTTCTTCCCATGTCCCAAAGAttaaaagggggtgggagggaaaggaagcaTGGCTCTTAAGACTAAACAGCTATAAGAAACAGTGTCCAAATGCCTTAGACCCAAATACCCTCATGCCTAGCAGCCTCTCTCTCATAACTACATCTCACTGGTCCCAGTATATTCTCAGGCCTTAGGCCTGTGATAATTTATATACATCAAGTTAAAAACTTCTGAGGCACTCATGCACAGAAGAATCACATTATagttaaaatgaagtaaatactTAGATGGCATCTTGGGGCCCTGTGTTCTGGATGCTCAAGGTCAAGATTTCTCCACTAATACTCTCTTCTCCCTCAGGTTGTACCTTTCCCATCACTCAATACCTCTGAGGTAGTTGCTTGGCTCCACCCATGACGGTACCACAGAGTTTCTTGACGTAGCTCATGTCCACATTACGGAAGTTATGCCCAGCCTAAAACAAAACTTACAGGTCATTACTGagtaatagggggaaaaaagtccctccccccaaagaaaattcatcttcagcAGTCATTTCTGGGCTACTGAGTTTGTCCCAGTGGTAGACAATCATAAGgcatattttaacaaaataagataCCTTCTCTATCCAGTTCAGTTTTCTACTAACAGTCCCCCAACTTGGAGAACATTAGCTTCAATAGCCTCACCTACAGAGACTATAGAAACTGTTTCTTTAAGAGGACTTGAAATTTTGAAGagatatagtttattttattttataaggagttTGTGGGAGACTAGAAGTTTTAATTGTCATTCTAGATGGTTTAAGAGAGATCAAATGAAACTatcagaaagagaataaaaagaaacttttgCAGTCTTAATGGCTGAACAGTGGGACTTATGGAAACAGGTTTCTCCAATTTGTTAGTAAGCAAGATGGAGGAGGGGCTTAGAGCTAATTGAATGACAGTTACAATTttagtcataaatgaggaaaatttcTGGAATTACTTAGAACTAAGATGACaagaataaatatatgttaagtgaAGCAAGCTAAGAAGAGGATCCTATGTGTGCTATGTGCAAGTATGGTCAATTCTgaaactttgtctttttttttttttttaaagtaaaaaagtacTTTTTCCTCCCAATAGCCTAGTTAGTGGCTGCACATTCCCAAGACAAACCTTCCATGTAGTATTGAGCTTGTTGACATAGTTGACCATTTCATctgaaagaggagggaaggacaTTGTACTCCGAGCACTGGTCAGTACAACCAGACTGCACAGAGTGGCCAAGAACCGCCACATTTTGGTAAATGAATTCCTGATTTAcctggaagagggaaaaaaaaaaaaaacaaaaaaacaaaaaaaaaacttcatgaaaTCTTGTTATCTGACATAAGATAAGTCACATTGTTTCTAATAAACAATAACTAATAATTCTAATATGTAATAAATGACTTATTTATAATGTGGCAATAGAATTAAGATAGATGAGTCAAAAAGCCCAAAATAGATATCATTCAGTTAGTTATTCCATAGACTAAGAAACTAACCTGAAGCCTGATTTTAAGATGCTCTTTTGCTATATCAAAGGTCATGCAGGCAAGAAAAAAGgagtttgaaattcaaatttaggTCTTGCTAGCAAATCTGGCTTACCATTGCTCTGCCAAGaagaaaacaatcatttttttttcagctttttgtttgtttgttttacggAGACAATTAGAGATAAgccacttgcccagagtcacacagctaggaagtatcaagtgtctggaaccatatttgaacttgggtcccctgacttcagggctggttctgtAACCACTGCATCACCCAGCTGCTCCAAGACAAGCATttataagcatctactatgtgtcaagcactatgctaactGCTTTACAAAGATAAACTCACTACAACTGAGATGTagatgttattttccccattttacaaattatggaaattaaggcagagggttaagtgacttacctacacagctaataagcatctgagggtTCTGTTTGAATTCTGAGCTCAGGGCTCTACtcactggaccacctagctgctaATATCTTTTAGACGCCTAGAAATGTCTAATTTAGGGACCCAATCACTGCACCCTTAAGACCTCTTTTGTGTCACTATTTCCTCCAATTGGATGAGCTCCTAGAGTGCTTAGCAAATCCcttttcatctatttattcagtaGGTTCCATGCACTTACTCTGGGCAATCTCCCCCTCTTAGAAGAACTGAAAGCCATGTTTGAATTTCTGAGAAACCAAAGCTGTGTGTGCGCCTCGTTCCACCCCTCCAAGTCCTTTGTAATAATCTTGGCTGGCTTCTTGCCACAAAGAAGCTTTACCCAGACCAGCTGTTGCTCAAAAGGAGATGATTATGTATCAGTTTACAGTCTTTGCAAGACAAAATTAC harbors:
- the CTSB gene encoding cathepsin B isoform X2, encoding MHGNSGQSAPPSRKFETRAPAALVGCNGGFPAGAWKYWIKKGLVSGGLYDSHVGCRPYSIPPCEHHVNGSRPACTGEGGDTPKCNKKCEAGYSPDYKDDKHYGTTAYNVPSSEKEIMAEIYKNGPVEGAFIVYADFLQYKSGVYQHVTGDMLGGHAIRVLGWGVEDGVPYWLAANSWNTDWGDNGFFKILRGKDHCGIESEMVAGIPRTEQYWKKI
- the CTSB gene encoding cathepsin B isoform X1 — encoded protein: MWRFLATLCSLVVLTSARSTMSFPPLSDEMVNYVNKLNTTWKAGHNFRNVDMSYVKKLCGTVMGGAKQLPQRVMLADDDMKLPENFDAREQWPKCPTIKEIRDQGSCGSCWAFGAVEAISDRICVHTNGYITIEVSAEDLLSCCGLQCGEGCNGGFPAGAWKYWIKKGLVSGGLYDSHVGCRPYSIPPCEHHVNGSRPACTGEGGDTPKCNKKCEAGYSPDYKDDKHYGTTAYNVPSSEKEIMAEIYKNGPVEGAFIVYADFLQYKSGVYQHVTGDMLGGHAIRVLGWGVEDGVPYWLAANSWNTDWGDNGFFKILRGKDHCGIESEMVAGIPRTEQYWKKI